The proteins below are encoded in one region of Sedimentibacter sp. zth1:
- the hcp gene encoding hydroxylamine reductase, which translates to MQNPMFCYQCEQTAGGKGCTKMGVCGKTPEIAALQDLLIYQLKGISCYADNLLEKKEKVDEYIIKFVEDVLFTTLTNVNFDAEVHVKLLEKSQEIKDNLREKADKNACYPEEATYNLSSAKSDMLKDAEKAGIMYNQNLDADIRSLRSTIIYGLKGVSAYAQEARDLGFQNEQVNNFFYKALKSTTDDTLSLEDMIRMTIRTGEIAVEVMKVLDEAHTTKYENPEPNKVNVHVKKGPFIIVSGHNLHDLEMLLEQTKDKGINIYTHGEMLPAHGYPSLKKYKNLVGNFGGAWQEQQKEFDDIPGCILMTTNCLMKPRESYKDRLFTTSVVGWDGVQYIEQKSDGTKDFTPIIEKALELGGFDKDEDRHEILVGFAHKATLSHAEDIIRLVKEGKIKHFFLIGGCDGARTGRNYYTDFAKMVPEDCIILTLACGKYRFNKLEFGDIEGIPRLLDVGQCNDAYSAVRIALALSDAFETDINHLPLSFIISWYEQKAVAVLLALLSLGVRDIYLGPSLPAFISPNVLQYLVDTFNIKAISTPEDDLKSCLNQNV; encoded by the coding sequence ATGCAAAATCCAATGTTTTGTTATCAATGTGAACAAACTGCAGGAGGTAAAGGTTGTACCAAAATGGGTGTGTGTGGTAAAACACCTGAAATAGCTGCACTTCAAGATTTATTGATATATCAATTAAAAGGTATTAGTTGTTACGCTGATAACTTGTTAGAAAAAAAAGAAAAAGTAGATGAATATATTATTAAATTTGTAGAAGATGTTCTTTTTACAACTCTAACAAATGTAAATTTTGATGCAGAGGTTCACGTTAAGCTTTTAGAAAAATCACAAGAAATCAAAGATAATCTTAGGGAAAAGGCTGACAAGAATGCCTGCTATCCAGAGGAAGCAACCTATAATTTATCTTCTGCAAAATCAGATATGTTAAAAGATGCTGAAAAAGCAGGAATTATGTATAATCAAAATTTAGATGCTGATATTAGGTCGCTCCGTTCAACCATAATTTATGGATTAAAGGGAGTTAGTGCATATGCACAAGAAGCAAGAGATTTGGGGTTTCAAAATGAGCAAGTAAATAATTTCTTTTATAAGGCATTAAAATCAACTACTGATGATACTTTAAGTCTCGAAGATATGATTAGAATGACAATAAGAACAGGTGAGATAGCAGTTGAAGTAATGAAAGTTTTAGATGAGGCGCATACTACAAAGTATGAAAATCCAGAACCTAATAAAGTTAATGTACATGTTAAAAAAGGTCCTTTTATCATTGTATCGGGACATAATTTACATGATTTAGAAATGCTTTTAGAGCAAACAAAAGATAAAGGTATAAATATTTATACTCATGGTGAAATGCTGCCAGCACATGGATACCCAAGCCTTAAAAAGTATAAAAACCTTGTTGGTAATTTTGGTGGTGCATGGCAAGAACAGCAAAAAGAATTTGATGATATACCTGGTTGTATACTCATGACAACTAACTGTCTTATGAAACCAAGAGAAAGTTATAAAGACAGATTATTTACAACAAGTGTAGTTGGTTGGGATGGAGTACAATATATAGAACAAAAAAGCGATGGAACTAAAGATTTTACTCCTATTATTGAAAAGGCGCTTGAACTTGGTGGATTTGATAAAGATGAGGATAGACATGAAATATTAGTTGGTTTTGCACATAAAGCAACGTTATCACATGCTGAAGATATAATAAGATTAGTTAAAGAAGGTAAGATAAAACATTTCTTTTTGATTGGTGGATGTGATGGAGCTCGTACTGGAAGAAATTATTATACTGATTTTGCTAAAATGGTTCCTGAGGATTGTATAATTTTAACATTAGCTTGTGGAAAATACAGATTTAACAAGCTTGAGTTTGGTGACATAGAAGGTATTCCAAGATTGTTGGATGTAGGTCAATGTAATGATGCTTATTCAGCTGTAAGAATTGCACTTGCACTTTCCGATGCTTTTGAAACCGATATTAACCATTTACCGTTATCATTTATTATTTCTTGGTATGAACAAAAGGCTGTAGCAGTATTACTGGCATTATTATCTTTAGGAGTTAGAGATATCTATCTTGGACCTTCACTACCAGCATTTATTTCTCCTAATGTATTGCAGTATTTAGTTGATACTTTTAATATTAAAGCAATTAGTACACCTGAGGATGATTTGAAATCTTGTTTAAATCAAAACGTTTAA
- the abc-f gene encoding ribosomal protection-like ABC-F family protein: MIEIGISNLAKSFGVDKIFENITFDIKEKERVGIVGKNGVGKTTLMKIIYGDEDASNGQVSIRKGLKIGYLEQVPNYSEDVLAIDILHEAFRDVYCLEKEMENLQNEFSKHFGNELDILVKKFSAIQDEYELKGGYRLKEKFNKVIAGLNIAQNLLNSKFKLLSGGEKTRIVLGKILLENPDILLLDEPSNHLDIKSVEWLEQYLSTYEGTVVIISHDRYFLDNVATKIVEITSDSADVYLGNYSKYVIQKELKFIQAMKEYEAQQRKVNKMEEQIHRYRVWGEMRDSDKMYRRAKELEKRLAKMDEIKRPVKDKKIKSFSLTTQGRSGNDVIVIDNVSKSFDDKELFTDASMTVFYKDSLCILGENGTGKSTLIKMILGSMSYDTGNIKLGSRIQIGYLPQDVRFENEEDKVVDYFSYKYGISTSEARKELAKILFFEDDVYKKIKTLSGGEKTRLKLLTIMYEKSNVLILDEPTNHLDIESRESLEEDLINYDGTIIFVSHDRYFIDKVATRIVEIENNRFKVYDFDYEGYKEQKNRVIEELKEANDNCINLETKTVSESKEDYQKKKEDARRIKKKKRDLKKLEDTIMTTEEELKTTEKLLYSNRKDIDLNEIHIKYTNLKENLNKMYEELDCMYEDEEIQQFLE; this comes from the coding sequence ATGATTGAAATTGGAATTAGTAATTTAGCAAAAAGTTTTGGTGTTGATAAAATATTTGAAAATATAACATTTGATATTAAGGAAAAAGAAAGAGTTGGTATAGTAGGTAAAAATGGTGTAGGTAAAACTACACTTATGAAAATTATATATGGTGATGAGGATGCTTCTAATGGCCAAGTTAGTATTAGAAAAGGTTTAAAAATTGGCTATTTAGAGCAGGTTCCAAATTATAGTGAAGATGTTTTGGCTATTGATATTTTGCATGAAGCATTTAGAGATGTCTATTGTCTGGAAAAGGAAATGGAAAACTTGCAGAATGAGTTTTCTAAGCATTTTGGTAATGAATTAGACATACTTGTGAAAAAATTTAGTGCAATACAGGACGAATATGAACTTAAGGGCGGATATAGATTAAAAGAAAAATTTAATAAGGTTATAGCTGGTTTGAATATAGCTCAGAACTTATTAAACAGTAAATTTAAACTTCTTAGCGGTGGAGAAAAGACAAGAATAGTGTTAGGTAAAATATTATTAGAAAACCCGGATATTCTTTTACTTGATGAGCCATCTAATCATCTTGATATAAAGTCGGTTGAGTGGTTAGAACAGTATTTATCAACATATGAAGGTACTGTGGTCATTATTTCTCACGACAGATATTTTCTTGATAATGTTGCTACTAAAATTGTTGAAATAACAAGTGATAGCGCTGATGTGTATTTAGGGAACTATTCTAAATATGTCATTCAAAAGGAGCTTAAATTTATTCAGGCTATGAAGGAGTATGAAGCTCAGCAAAGAAAAGTGAATAAGATGGAAGAACAGATACATCGTTATCGTGTATGGGGAGAAATGCGTGACAGCGATAAAATGTACAGGCGTGCCAAGGAACTTGAAAAAAGACTTGCAAAAATGGATGAGATTAAAAGACCTGTTAAAGATAAAAAAATCAAAAGTTTTTCCTTAACTACTCAGGGCAGAAGCGGAAATGATGTTATAGTAATTGACAATGTAAGTAAATCTTTTGATGATAAAGAATTGTTTACAGATGCTTCAATGACTGTGTTTTATAAAGATAGTCTGTGTATTTTAGGTGAAAATGGTACTGGAAAATCAACTCTTATTAAAATGATTTTAGGGAGTATGTCTTATGATACAGGTAACATCAAATTAGGTAGCAGAATACAAATAGGTTATCTTCCTCAGGATGTTAGATTTGAGAATGAAGAAGACAAAGTTGTGGATTACTTTTCATATAAATATGGTATTTCCACAAGTGAAGCTAGGAAAGAGTTAGCAAAAATTTTATTTTTTGAAGATGATGTGTATAAAAAAATAAAAACACTTTCTGGAGGAGAAAAAACAAGACTTAAGCTGTTAACAATCATGTATGAAAAATCAAATGTTTTGATACTTGATGAGCCAACTAATCACTTAGATATAGAATCAAGAGAGTCATTAGAGGAAGATTTGATAAACTATGATGGAACAATCATTTTTGTTTCGCATGATAGATACTTTATTGACAAGGTTGCAACAAGGATTGTAGAAATAGAAAATAATAGATTCAAAGTATATGACTTTGATTACGAAGGATACAAAGAGCAGAAGAACAGAGTTATTGAAGAATTAAAAGAGGCAAATGATAATTGTATTAATTTAGAAACAAAGACTGTGTCGGAATCAAAAGAGGATTATCAAAAGAAAAAAGAAGATGCAAGACGTATTAAAAAGAAAAAACGTGACTTAAAAAAATTAGAAGATACTATTATGACTACTGAAGAAGAACTAAAAACTACTGAAAAACTTTTGTATAGTAATAGAAAAGATATTGATTTAAATGAAATTCATATTAAGTATACTAATTTAAAAGAAAATTTAAATAAAATGTACGAAGAATTAGATTGTATGTATGAGGATGAAGAAATTCAACAATTTTTAGAGTAG
- a CDS encoding DUF6512 family protein: MKIKNIHIIGAVFTIVLGTILHFAYSWSGSNDVVALFSAVNESVWEHLKLLFFPVIAFAIIEYIYYGRNYNNFICAKFISVLIGMIFIVISFYTYSGIIGSNFVIIDVLIFIISVIITYRLSLKILNSDKYKSKNCNILCTIGIMFFISLFFTFTFSPPKLNLFMDSLTKTYGA; encoded by the coding sequence ATGAAAATAAAAAATATACATATAATAGGTGCTGTTTTCACAATTGTTTTAGGAACTATATTGCATTTTGCTTATTCATGGTCGGGAAGCAATGATGTTGTAGCACTTTTTAGCGCAGTAAATGAAAGTGTCTGGGAACATTTAAAATTATTATTTTTCCCTGTTATAGCATTTGCTATAATAGAATATATTTACTATGGCAGAAATTATAATAATTTTATTTGCGCTAAATTTATATCTGTTCTGATAGGAATGATATTTATAGTAATATCTTTTTACACCTATTCAGGAATTATCGGAAGCAATTTTGTAATCATAGACGTTTTAATTTTTATAATTTCTGTAATAATAACTTATCGCTTAAGTCTAAAAATACTAAATAGTGACAAATATAAATCAAAAAATTGCAACATATTATGTACAATAGGAATTATGTTTTTTATTTCACTATTTTTCACCTTTACATTCAGCCCACCTAAACTTAATCTTTTTATGGATTCACTAACCAAAACCTATGGAGCATAA
- a CDS encoding metalloregulator ArsR/SmtB family transcription factor, which produces MENKYTKNAKKFKALADPNRLIILDMLSSGEKCACKLLEELNINQSTLSHHMSVLCDAGIVDNYKEGKWTHYSISKSGCEKLIDIVNKIKD; this is translated from the coding sequence ATGGAAAATAAATATACTAAAAATGCAAAAAAATTCAAAGCTTTGGCTGATCCTAATAGATTAATTATATTGGATATGTTGTCATCGGGTGAAAAATGTGCATGCAAATTATTAGAAGAACTTAATATAAACCAATCAACACTTTCACACCACATGAGTGTATTATGTGATGCGGGTATAGTAGATAACTATAAAGAAGGAAAATGGACACATTATTCGATATCAAAAAGTGGTTGCGAAAAATTAATAGATATAGTAAATAAAATCAAAGATTAG